In Oscillospiraceae bacterium, the following are encoded in one genomic region:
- the rplX gene encoding 50S ribosomal protein L24, whose product MSKLSIKKGDTVMVISGNEKGNKGKIISVSPKERKVIIEGVNFVSKHVKPRKQGETGGIVKGEGALYIDKVNVYCPKCDKGVRTKTKVLENGEKARVCVKCGETL is encoded by the coding sequence TATTAAAAAAGGAGACACCGTAATGGTGATCTCAGGAAACGAAAAAGGCAACAAGGGCAAAATCATTTCCGTAAGCCCTAAGGAGCGCAAGGTCATAATTGAAGGGGTCAATTTCGTATCCAAGCACGTAAAGCCGAGAAAACAGGGCGAAACCGGCGGAATCGTGAAGGGCGAAGGTGCGCTTTATATCGATAAAGTAAACGTATATTGCCCGAAATGCGATAAAGGCGTGAGAACAAAAACAAAAGTTCTCGAAAATGGCGAAAAAGCTCGCGTTTGTGTAAAATGCGGCGAAACACTTTGA